From the genome of Acidobacteriota bacterium, one region includes:
- a CDS encoding carboxylesterase family protein: MSVSIRGRPAWVLACTMLLAVAAAGAQDALPQLVKLTSSGYVIGYVSEDDESVRVFLGVPYAEPPVGDLRFRPPQPATPTRLPIDALFEPPSCMQAPYREGSFYASPLVDVSEDCLYLNLWTAAESDNDRLPVMVWIHGGALTRGSGSLPLYDGTALARKGVVVVTVNYRLGAFGYLAHPALSAESDQGVSGNYGILDQIFALQWVRENIATFGGDPDRVTIFGESAGAWSVNVLQASPLARGLFQRAIGQSGGFFDGLPVLRSSEDGSAESAGEAFAKRLGIEGEDAAARLRALDAEAIHAEASKQGAFATRPNVDGWVLPKQIAEIYRSGEQADVPVLVGSNRDEATSLMGRMLPSNRSGVEFLVKSQFPDVADEFFEAYPVATDADARRAFIDAFSDRVFAWHMKTWATLSETVSSPAWLYFFSHAPPHPEKDFYGAYHAAEIAYAFDNLDKLDYEYAEEDHELAEAMSGYWIAFASTGDPNPPGGPDLPAWPEFRPDTARHLEFGSTIETGSHLHRDRMALWDRFFEVTQP, encoded by the coding sequence ATGAGTGTTTCGATACGCGGCCGTCCCGCATGGGTTCTGGCCTGCACGATGCTGCTGGCCGTCGCCGCTGCCGGCGCCCAGGACGCCCTGCCGCAACTGGTGAAGCTGACGTCGAGCGGCTACGTCATCGGCTACGTCTCCGAGGACGACGAGTCCGTCCGGGTCTTCCTCGGCGTTCCCTACGCCGAACCGCCGGTCGGGGACCTTCGCTTCAGGCCGCCCCAGCCGGCGACCCCCACGCGACTGCCCATCGACGCTCTCTTCGAGCCGCCGTCCTGCATGCAGGCGCCCTACCGGGAGGGTTCTTTCTACGCCTCGCCCCTGGTCGACGTAAGCGAGGACTGTCTCTACCTCAACCTCTGGACCGCGGCCGAGTCCGACAACGACCGTCTGCCGGTCATGGTCTGGATCCATGGCGGCGCGCTGACCCGCGGCTCGGGCTCGCTGCCGCTCTACGACGGGACGGCGCTGGCGCGGAAGGGTGTCGTCGTGGTGACGGTGAACTACCGGCTGGGCGCCTTCGGCTATCTCGCCCACCCGGCCCTGTCGGCCGAGTCCGACCAGGGCGTCTCCGGCAACTACGGCATCCTCGACCAGATCTTCGCCCTGCAGTGGGTGCGGGAGAACATCGCGACCTTCGGCGGCGACCCGGACCGGGTGACGATCTTCGGCGAATCGGCGGGCGCCTGGAGCGTCAACGTGCTGCAGGCTTCGCCCCTGGCCCGGGGCCTGTTCCAGCGGGCGATCGGCCAGAGCGGGGGCTTCTTCGACGGCCTGCCGGTGCTTCGCTCGTCCGAGGACGGCTCGGCCGAGAGCGCCGGCGAGGCCTTCGCCAAGCGACTCGGCATCGAGGGCGAAGACGCGGCCGCCCGCCTGCGCGCACTGGACGCGGAGGCGATCCACGCCGAGGCCTCGAAGCAGGGCGCCTTCGCGACGAGACCGAACGTCGACGGCTGGGTGCTGCCGAAGCAGATCGCCGAGATCTACCGGTCCGGCGAGCAGGCCGACGTGCCGGTGCTGGTCGGATCGAACCGCGACGAGGCGACCAGCCTGATGGGCAGGATGCTGCCCTCCAACAGGTCCGGGGTCGAGTTCCTGGTCAAGAGCCAGTTCCCCGACGTGGCCGACGAGTTCTTCGAGGCTTATCCGGTGGCCACCGACGCGGACGCGAGGAGGGCCTTCATCGACGCGTTCTCCGACCGCGTCTTCGCCTGGCACATGAAGACCTGGGCGACCCTCTCGGAGACCGTGTCCTCGCCGGCCTGGCTCTACTTCTTCAGCCACGCTCCGCCGCACCCCGAGAAGGACTTCTACGGCGCCTACCACGCGGCCGAGATCGCCTACGCGTTCGACAACCTGGACAAGCTGGACTACGAGTACGCGGAGGAGGACCACGAACTCGCCGAGGCGATGTCCGGCTACTGGATCGCCTTCGCCTCCACCGGCGATCCGAACCCGCCGGGCGGCCCGGATCTGCCGGCGTGGCCGGAGTTCAGGCCGGACACGGCCCGCCACCTCGAGTTCGGCTCGACGATCGAGACCGGCAGCCACCTCCACCGGGACCGCATGGCATTATGGGACCGTTTCTTCGAGGTGACCCAGCCATGA
- a CDS encoding PQQ-like beta-propeller repeat protein — MRPMFREGVRLLATTMLAAGFGGSAYADDWLQWRGPDRAGISTETGLLDEWPPEGPAVNWQIETLGQGYGTVAVEGDAIYVQGTRDGESAVFRLRASDGGEVWMRKLGPLYDHPDRGDGPRSVPTVHGDSLFVLNGMGEVAKIAKDTGEVIWQFNMLDRFRSPNTHWGISESPLVVRDRVFVMPGGREGAIAALSAADGSTIWRSSELGDVASYSSLILRRIEGTEVLLGFTGEAGVGVRADNGGLLWRYERPSTVNAINITTPVLEGNLVFYTASYGIGGGALAITAEDEGGSFHSEEAYFGTRLQNHHGGVIAHEGTLYSFFGPALTAVDARTGEVHWRARSVGKGSLVMADGKLFLLSEHHKVGLAVATPEGYQERGRFEIEDRGGPSWAHPVVANGAFYIRDQESLTSYDVAK, encoded by the coding sequence ATGCGACCGATGTTCAGAGAAGGAGTCCGTCTGCTCGCGACAACCATGCTCGCGGCGGGATTCGGCGGTTCGGCGTATGCCGACGACTGGCTGCAGTGGCGCGGGCCGGACCGCGCCGGGATCTCGACCGAGACCGGCCTGCTCGACGAGTGGCCGCCGGAGGGCCCCGCCGTCAACTGGCAGATCGAGACGCTGGGCCAGGGCTATGGGACGGTCGCCGTCGAGGGCGATGCGATCTACGTTCAGGGCACCCGCGACGGGGAGAGCGCGGTCTTCCGCCTGCGTGCGAGTGACGGCGGTGAAGTGTGGATGCGGAAGCTGGGCCCCCTCTACGACCACCCGGACAGGGGCGACGGGCCGCGTTCGGTGCCGACCGTCCATGGCGACTCGCTCTTCGTCCTCAATGGCATGGGCGAAGTGGCGAAGATCGCGAAGGACACCGGTGAGGTGATCTGGCAGTTCAACATGCTGGACCGCTTCCGCAGCCCGAACACGCACTGGGGCATCAGCGAGTCCCCCCTGGTCGTGCGCGATCGTGTCTTCGTCATGCCGGGCGGCAGAGAGGGTGCGATCGCCGCACTCTCGGCGGCCGACGGCAGCACGATCTGGCGTTCCAGCGAACTCGGCGACGTGGCCTCGTACTCGTCCCTCATCCTGCGTCGGATCGAGGGCACCGAGGTACTCCTCGGGTTCACGGGGGAGGCCGGGGTCGGCGTCCGAGCCGACAACGGGGGCTTGCTCTGGCGCTACGAGAGGCCGTCGACCGTGAACGCCATCAACATCACGACTCCGGTGCTGGAGGGCAACCTGGTCTTTTACACGGCGTCGTACGGAATCGGCGGGGGAGCGCTCGCGATCACCGCCGAGGACGAGGGCGGGTCCTTCCACAGCGAGGAGGCGTACTTCGGAACCCGCCTGCAGAATCATCACGGCGGGGTCATCGCTCACGAGGGGACTCTCTACAGCTTCTTCGGTCCGGCGCTGACCGCGGTCGACGCCAGGACGGGAGAGGTCCATTGGCGAGCCCGGAGCGTCGGCAAGGGTTCCCTGGTCATGGCCGACGGCAAGCTCTTCCTGCTGAGCGAGCACCACAAGGTCGGTCTGGCGGTCGCCACGCCGGAGGGCTACCAGGAGCGGGGCCGGTTCGAGATCGAGGATCGTGGCGGCCCCTCCTGGGCCCACCCGGTGGTCGCCAATGGAGCGTTCTACATCCGCGACCAGGAGTCGCTGACCTCTTATGACGTCGCGAAGTAG
- a CDS encoding LLM class flavin-dependent oxidoreductase — MEFWTATVAAPTRSAEFALEAEDRGWDGMNVVDSQNLSGDPYVCLALAATTTRRLRLATSVTNPVTRHPATTASSALSVQRVSRGRAVLGIGRGDSALAHLGRAPAHLGWFEDYLVNLQAYLRGEDVDFENTGVSDDAAPLAEKLGLAHGPSASSIRWIGDGPKVPVEVAATGPKVIGIAARQADRVMLAVGADPKRVAWGIETARQAAAEAGRDPESLKFGAYVNVVCCDDPRVGRELGRASTGLFARFSVMYGEIAGPADEGQADVFHKLHDSYDMNAHGREGGQQTAALTDDFIDDYAIVGNPEHCAARIEALLDLGIEKLAVTGPNFASPSPPAREAAERFTDDVLPLLRG; from the coding sequence ATGGAGTTCTGGACCGCAACCGTCGCCGCGCCGACCCGTAGCGCCGAGTTCGCCCTCGAGGCGGAGGACCGGGGCTGGGACGGCATGAACGTCGTCGATTCGCAGAACCTCTCGGGCGATCCGTACGTCTGCCTCGCGCTGGCCGCGACGACGACACGGAGGCTGCGGCTCGCGACATCGGTGACGAACCCGGTCACGCGCCACCCGGCGACGACGGCCTCCTCGGCGCTCTCCGTACAACGCGTCTCGCGCGGCCGCGCGGTGTTGGGGATCGGACGCGGCGACAGTGCGCTGGCCCACCTGGGCCGCGCGCCGGCCCACCTCGGCTGGTTCGAGGACTACCTCGTCAACCTACAGGCCTACCTGCGCGGCGAAGATGTGGACTTTGAGAACACTGGCGTTTCGGACGATGCCGCGCCGCTCGCGGAGAAGCTCGGGCTTGCCCACGGGCCTTCCGCGAGCAGCATCCGCTGGATCGGCGACGGTCCGAAGGTCCCCGTCGAGGTCGCGGCCACCGGGCCCAAAGTGATCGGAATCGCCGCGAGACAGGCCGACCGGGTCATGCTCGCCGTCGGCGCCGACCCGAAGCGCGTCGCGTGGGGCATCGAGACGGCGCGCCAGGCCGCGGCCGAGGCTGGCCGCGATCCGGAGTCGCTCAAGTTCGGCGCCTACGTGAACGTCGTCTGCTGCGACGATCCCCGGGTCGGCCGTGAGCTCGGCCGCGCCTCCACCGGCCTGTTCGCCCGTTTCTCGGTCATGTACGGCGAGATCGCCGGACCCGCCGACGAGGGGCAGGCCGACGTGTTCCACAAGCTCCACGACAGCTACGACATGAACGCCCACGGCCGCGAAGGCGGCCAGCAGACCGCCGCGCTCACCGACGATTTCATCGACGACTACGCGATCGTCGGCAACCCGGAGCACTGCGCGGCACGGATCGAGGCATTGCTAGATCTGGGTATCGAGAAGCTCGCGGTCACCGGACCCAACTTCGCCTCGCCGAGCCCCCCGGCACGCGAGGCCGCGGAGCGGTTCACGGACGACGTCCTGCCGCTGCTGCGGGGATAG